Part of the Fusarium musae strain F31 chromosome 3, whole genome shotgun sequence genome, ATCCAGCGTTCCGAGGGCTACCAAGGGCGACTGCATCACTCGCATGCCATACTGGGGTGCTAAACCTGGAAACGTTGGGTTTCCTCTTTTAGGGACTTTGAGTTGCTTTTGCACGGCTAGTTCGCCCTCGTGCCATTCTGATGTCGCTGAGGGCATGTTGTTATTGACAAAGGGTCCGTATAATTGTAGTAAATGACTTTGAAATGCGTATTGTAAGCTCAGTGCAAGACTGTGAAAGAGAATGTTCAAAAGAAATAGCTTGGTCATGCCGCTCTATTAAACCTCCGACTTAGTCAATTCTATGTCATCAGTATATGTCAGCAACCAAGATTGAGTTCCTGCTGTCGACAAATCGCCAGCCGTGGGCTTTTCTCTTTTAAGGGCGTAGTTGACCACACTGCAGGGTTGCTCACGACATTAGCACGAATAATAAGTAATCAGAACGCCCAAGTCAGCATGGCAACACCACTCCCTCCAACATGTCAAATATTGTCATCTATCACTTCTATTCAGGCTTCTTGGGGCAAAAGTCCACCTATGAACATGATATTATTGATTCGTGATTCATTAATAATCCAACATATTTGATGTAATCATTTACCAACCACCTGGTCTTTGAGATTCAACATCATAGTTATAGGGAGGGGCCCTTTCAGGTCTTGCAGATGCTGCGCGAGGCGGCATTGGGTTCGTCAAGTTCCTTTGTGGAGGTCCCCGAAAAGGCATTGGCCCTGTAGCACTTCGTACTGGAGGATTGAAGGGCCGTTGCATTGCGGCTCCGCCCTGGTGAGAGTTCACAGATGATGTAGTGCTCATGCGACCTCCAGGATTGTAAGCTTGGTACTGGGGTGTCTGAGCCGAAGGAAATGTTCCCATGGGCTGCGAAAAGGTATCCATAGGGCGAGCGCTGGGGGCGCGAGTCgggggagggaagaaaggcGCCATGTCAGAGTTTATTGGACCAGGACTCTCTGTAAATCGCCCGGGAAGAGTTGTCATTGGGTCCATTGCCATTTGATTTGGAGGATAAGGCCCAAAGTTATCATGCCTGTCAGTGGTAGATCGGGGTTGAGTCTGTCCCTGGTAGTTAATAGGAGGCACATCAGGCACGGGGGATGCGATCCGTCCATATCCACCTCCGGATCTAGAAGTGGCTCGGGATGCGTAGCTCGCGATAGATGCCGTAGTGCCCTGTCTTGATGGCAAAGTTCGTTCTGAAGCTGGGGGTGCGTTCTCCATGCCACCTGGCGTACCGGGGCGTGAGGTGTAAGGTGGCAATGTCATCATGGTGTCGTTACGATTGAGCATTGGTGGGTGATCCATCTTGGTGACTGGGCCAACGTTTGGCAAAGTTGGTAAGGTGGCAGCTCGGTCGAGGTGAGGCTTCTCtccattcttcttggccgccTTGATTTCAGCCTTAAAGCGGCTGGCCTCCTCCCTAGCTAGAGCTTTGTTGACCGTCTTTGTGACAATCTTCATCAATGCCTTGGTGACCTTCCGCTCACAGTATCCAGAAAGACCACCGTCGGCTGCAGGAATCCAAtggtataaaaagaatacCCAAAACAGAACGGCAGCGAGAAGGAAAAGCGCAGAAAACACCCAGATAACCAGAGTGAAACACATTCCGGAAAGAATAAGTGCCTGTTGATAATCTTCTTCGGCAagaatcttgatcttctcgaaGAATCCAGTAATGGAGTCGCCTACATTGTCTGCTGTAGGCGTCAACTGTGCCTCATACACTGACTTGAGTGTAAAAGCATTGAGGACCTGGCGAGGACCTGAGCAGATGATGACTCGGATCCAGGCTATAGAAATTAGTAAAGAGTATTTCATAAGTTAACATAACATGTAAGCATACCTTGAAAGTTGAAATATGTGAAGAGCGCAATATATTGTGCGCCTTCTTTACTTTTGGTGAGTTCAGCAAAGACTAGGAATCTTTTCCAACCTTGCGAGCCAAGTCGAATTGATTCCCATCGAACGGCTAGGCTGTCAAGATAGGATTCCGCTACATTGCCTCGTCTGATAACCCGAAATGCGCGGAACCCCTCGTAAGCTAGGTTGATGAATGAGAGAATAATGCAAATAGAGAAGATCCATTTCGTGACGTCGAAAGAGATGGCAGGATCGATCTTTGAAGACCAACGATCGAACACGAGTAGGTTGACGGCAGTAAAACTGTCAACAACGTAGACCGCAACTGAAACGAGAAGCATAAGCCACAGGTAGATATAAGCGAATACAGTTCCGCATCCACGGCTCTTGAAGTCGCGAAGATTGATGTATTCCCATTTCTGGTCAGCAATCCCCACGACCTGCTTCTTTCGATTCCCGCAgcaagtcatgatgagaaCTGGGATCGTCTGAGGAAGCTATTTCGAAAAACAGAGGTCGTCGGTGGGTATAAAGGTTGTCGAGTGATCGAGTGGCAAGATATCCGGTTCCTTCGCCAGCGAAGACCGAATACACCGCTATCaaaagaaacagaagcaAGAACGTCGAAAAAAAAACAATGAAAATAAGCGATCGTGATAATTTCGTGCTGCAACCGGTGCGCGATAAGTGAGGGTTTAGTGTAAAGTTGAACACATGGCTGTAGTTTGATATGTCGTATATACTTTCGATTAGATAGATATGTTTTGTTGTTCAGGAGATATATTCAAGAAGGTATCTTAAAGGGATGAGTGAAATCCGTAGATGTTAGGACTCAATAGAGAACAATAGCCATATAAGGATGGCTGTTCGCGGTGGTTGAATGACGATATATTGTTTGAGATTCGAGACAATGGAATGAAAGATTGACGAAACCGACACAAGAGAGATTGTACTGAAGCCAAGAAAAGAGCCGTCAAAGCAGTGGCAAGAACAATTACTGTACAATAGCAGTAGAAGGCTGGAAGATGAATGAAAGAGAGTCTGGAACAATGAGACACGGCGGAAATGGGAGGGATGTTTCAAATGAGAGGAGAGTGCCTCAGGGCTAAGGTAGTTAAATCGCAATACAATCCAGCACTGACTTGACTTCAAACAGGAAGGAGCGGAGATCAGCATCTACAGCAAGTGTAACGCTACGAGGACCCTGGCCTTTAGTGGCGCCATTGCCTGCAGGTACCAAACGCCAAACGTTGAGAGCATTATCTTGAGGGCTCATCGAGACCAACGATTGGCTGTGGAGATTGCTGCGGCGCAAAAGAAGGCCACTGTCAACAAGAACTCAGTGGTTCTGAACCTATTGCCTCTGTCGGGCCTTGGATGGAGAGGACTGGGCATTGCCGCTGGTGTTCGCTCATTTCTCTTGTTTCAGTGGCTGGTTTTCTTTATCCTCCAACCGCCAACTGGAATCTTGACGGCCCAAGAAGACGGCGCGACCAATCCCCTGGCGCCAGACACTAACAGCGAATCAGCGCGATTAGCCGCTGTGTTCAGCGGTAATAATTCTGGATAACAACAAAGCCGTGTAACCAGAacagacaaggacaagaacagCACATTATCAAATGAAACTTGGATCGGTACTCCCGAATTCTCGAGTTTCAGCGTGGTTGCATCGCAACAAATCTCCCAATTCTCTCGGGTCCCTCGAATGGGTGAAACGTGCTAATAGTGGTCGGGTTGCCTCCCCCGCGTCAATCCATGCCAGAAGCACCGAGACTGTTGCACACAAAGTCGAAACTCAAGAGCTAACTTGGTCGCAATCTTGGGTCTTCGGCATTTTAGAAACCCGCTTGCATGTAAATCTTCATTTCCCGAGGAACACCATAATAAACTCACAATCACTCAATGGCATCGCATGACTTGACAAGACGAGGTGCTTTATCGATCAAACAGCTACTGTAACTTGCCTCGGTTGCTTTCACCACGGCGGCCACAATGATAATTACTGATTGCtggctgttggctgttggctgttggctgCCTCAAATATTGAGAAATAACGCAATTAGGCCATTGCGGGCTGAGTATTCACCCATGACGTTATAAACTTTCCCATCACaccttttctttgttcgaAACAACTCTAAGAGGGTCGTGCGAGCAATGGTCCTGTAC contains:
- a CDS encoding hypothetical protein (EggNog:ENOG41), producing MTCCGNRKKQVVGIADQKWEYINLRDFKSRGCGTVFAYIYLWLMLLVSVAVYVVDSFTAVNLLVFDRWSSKIDPAISFDVTKWIFSICIILSFINLAYEGFRAFRVIRRGNVAESYLDSLAVRWESIRLGSQGWKRFLVFAELTKSKEGAQYIALFTYFNFQAWIRVIICSGPRQVLNAFTLKSVYEAQLTPTADNVGDSITGFFEKIKILAEEDYQQALILSGMCFTLVIWVFSALFLLAAVLFWVFFLYHWIPAADGGLSGYCERKVTKALMKIVTKTVNKALAREEASRFKAEIKAAKKNGEKPHLDRAATLPTLPNVGPVTKMDHPPMLNRNDTMMTLPPYTSRPGTPGGMENAPPASERTLPSRQGTTASIASYASRATSRSGGGYGRIASPVPDVPPINYQGQTQPRSTTDRHDNFGPYPPNQMAMDPMTTLPGRFTESPGPINSDMAPFFPPPTRAPSARPMDTFSQPMGTFPSAQTPQYQAYNPGGRMSTTSSVNSHQGGAAMQRPFNPPVRSATGPMPFRGPPQRNLTNPMPPRAASARPERAPPYNYDVESQRPGGW